The following are encoded together in the Ictalurus punctatus breed USDA103 chromosome 1, Coco_2.0, whole genome shotgun sequence genome:
- the leng1 gene encoding leukocyte receptor cluster member 1, with product MNILPKKSWHVRNKDNVARVRRDEERAAEEEKELRRRAELAEQEARTAYLRRKSRAALDHTAGQGDEGETCGETGRTEHLNLFPLEDSSEKKGNAEYLHEKKEEKEKQERAIGLLVSLGPAPGTEATPWYLKERERDKDGEKERERDKDGEKERERQDKGKRKVISEEEREKKDRKLKDSLDPLKDIKKALAVKDRKEKKHKKKEKRDKGERTSAGSLKERLRAERLQREAEERRRAQALLDQRNGVGGAKDGQKESEERDRPYNNAYFPELVRKRSRRDRDREIYDFLNSKS from the exons atgaataTTTTGCCGAAAAAGAGTTGGCACGTGCGCAATAAAGACAACGTCGCGCGCGTGCGTCGAGACGAAGAGCGCGCGGCCGAGGAGGAGAAAGAATTACGGCGGCGCGCAGAGCTCGCGGAGCAAGAG GCTCGGACAGCGTATCTACGGAGGAAATCCCGCGCGGCGCTCGATCACACAGCAGGACAGGGGGACGAGGGAGAGACGTGTGGAGAGACCGGCAGGACTGAGCATCTCAACCTGTTTCCTCTGGAGGACTCGTCGGAGAAGAAAGGCAACGCCGAGTACCTGCACgagaagaaagaggagaag GAGAAACAGGAGCGTGCTATTGGTCTGTTGGTGTCTCTTGGCCCCGCCCCTGGTACTGAGGCCACTCCCTGGTAtctgaaggagagagagagagacaaggacggagagaaggagagagagagagacaaggatggagagaaggagagagagagacaagacaAGGGCAAAAGGAAGGTTATAagtgaggaggagagagagaagaaggacCGGAAGTTAAAG GACAGTCTGGACCCTCTGAAGGACATCAAAAAAGCTCTGGCAGTGAAAGACAGGAAGGAGAAAAAGCacaagaagaaggagaagagagataAAGGGGAGAGGACGAGTGCCGGGAG CTTGAAGGAGCGATTGCGTGCGGAGCGACTGCAGAGGGAAGCTGAGGAGAGGAGACGTGCTCAGGCCCTGCTGGACCAGAGGAATGGAGTGGGCGGAGCCAAGGATGGACAGAAGGAGtcggaggagagagacagaccgtaCAACAACGCATACTTTCCAGAACTAGTACGCAAGAGATcgagaagagacagagacagagagatatatGACTTCCTGAATTCGAAGTCCTAG
- the tmc4 gene encoding transmembrane channel-like protein 7 encodes MELRQLNTADYSSGLYGSLRARKAPFSDVNEGAVQIDWASRPEVDDGEDENSNKMQNLRELPLHMGLKKAIRQVQQMRIPVVSSWGSWRFRHSKSFRRFREDLSSILSFVQLWRRPMHQIGGHFGGGVQSYFLFLRFLVVLNFLSFLLMAGFVIIPSIVFYSVNSSGLALVSAINLSGVEVCLRYDVQPQALTVYYTYFLDLLSGTGFMEYSFLFYGFYNNTEVTSNGFSYNIPLAYLLSAAFYFLFCLLCIVVRMGGVARLVMAMDGGRLGGYSVLVFTGWDHGLQDERAARVKHNNLRYRLQVDLEEERINRKAESLTLSQAFFLYSLRFFLGLIALAMIVGAFFAIGNATQYSQSQQQEGIVGLLLEYLPSMVITASNFVVPFLCDQIARLEKYSPSVTVIFALLRAVILRLVSLGVLLYTLWEQITCQGNTQNCSPCSYNYTQYQCWETRVGQEMYKLTLFDFLITILVMVLVEFPRRLVVDHCSCKLAQWVGRQEFVVASNVLALVYSQTVVWCGALFCPILPLINTIKFIIIFYCKKVTLFQNCRPAVRTFRSTSSNFFFFLVLLFGWVLSSVVLIYSVASIHPSYGCGPFRFSSSMWTVIPDSFNSLSNTTQKFLLFIGSQAFSIPLFILSCVVMCYVAVLVSVYGKTVNLLKKQQKQEGRDKQFLVKQIKELSAEVSRNEQEPELRDSRGARDAVPRWGEHYNSTFETDEEPAMPARDFTNGGFYERDV; translated from the exons ATGGAGCTGAGACAATTAAACACAGCAG ACTATAGCAGCGGCCTCTATGGCTCCCTTAGGGCACGCAAAGCTCCTTTCAGCGACGTGAACGAGGGTGCAGTGCAGATTGACTGGGCCTCACGTCCTGAGGTCGACGACGGAGAGGATGAAAATTCCAACAAAATGCAAAATCTGAGAGAGCTGCCGCTTCACATGGGACTGAAGAAAGCTATACG gcaGGTGCAGCAGATGCGAATCCCCGTTGTGTCTAGTTGGGGTTCCTGGCGTTTCCGTCACTCCAAGTCCTTTCGGCGTTTTCGTGAGGACCTGTCGAGCATTTTATCTTTCGTCCAGCTCTGGAGGAGGCCCATGCACCAGATCGGAG GACATTTTGGAGGAGGCGTCCAGTCGTATTTCTTGTTCTTGAGGTTCCTTGTTGTTCTAAACTTCCTGTCCTTCCTGTTGATGGCTGGTTTCGTGATCATCCCCAGCATCGTTTTCTACTCGGTCAACTCCAGCGGTCTTGCACTCGTTTCCGCCATCAACCTTTCAG GTGTGGAGGTTTGTCTGCGTTACGATGTTCAGCCTCAAGCTCTCACCGTTTACTACACCTACTTCCTGGATTTGCTCTCAGGAACG GGCTTCATGGAGTACTCATTCCTGTTCTATGGATTTTATAATAACACCGAGGTCACAAGCAACGGGTTTTCATACAACATTCCACTGGCGTACCTGCTCAGCGCTGCCTTCTACTTCCTGTTTTGCCTGTTATGCATCGTGGTTCG GATGGGTGGAGTGGCGCGGCTTGTCATGGCGATGGATGGAGGACGCTTAGGAGGGTACAGTGTGCTTGTTTTTACAGGGTGGGATCACGGCCTCCAGGATGAACGAGCTGCCAGAGTAAAACACAACAACCTGCGCTATCGGCTACAG gTGGATTTGGAGGAGGAGAGGATTAACAGGAAGGCTgagtctctcactctctctcaagCGTTCTTTCTGTATTCCCTCCGATTCTTCCTAGGCCTCATCGCTCTGGCAATGATAGTTGGCGCTTTCTTTGCCATCGGCAATGCAACCCAGTACAGTCAG tctcaaCAACAGGAAGGCATCGTGGGATTGCTGCTGGAGTATCTGCCCTCAATGGTTATAACGGCTAGTAATTTTGTCGTTCCTTTTCTGTGTGACCAGATCGCTAGGCTGGAGAAATACTCacctagtgtcactgtgatctTTGCTTTGCTACG GGCCGTGATCCTACGTTTAGTGAGTTTAGGTGTACTCTTGTACACACTGTGGGAACAGATCACATGTCAGGGAAACACACAAAATTGTTCACCCTGCAGCTACAACTACACACAGTATCAG TGCTGGGAGACACGTGTTGGGCAGGAAATGTACAAACTGACGCTGTTCGACTTTCTTATTACGATTTTGGTGATGGTACTGGTGGAGTTTCCTCGCAG GCTGGTAGTGGATCACTGCTCGTGTAAGCTGGCTCAGTGGGTGGGTCGTCAGGAGTTTGTTGTTGCGTCAAACGTGTTAGCGCTTGTTTACAGTCAGACTGTAGTGTGGTGCGGCGCTCTGTTCTGTCCCATACTGCCgctcatcaacaccatcaagtTCATCATCATATTCTACTGCAAaaag gtCACTCTATTCCAGAACTGTCGTCCGGCGGTGAGGACGTTTCGCTCTACGAGCTccaacttcttcttcttcctggtTCTTCTGTTCGGTTGGGTGCTCTCTAGTGTGGTGCTTATTTACAGTGTAGCTAG TATTCATCCGTCGTATGGCTGCGGTCCATTCCgtttctcctcctccatgtGGACTGTCATTCCTGATTCCTTCAACTCGCTGTCCAACACAACGCAGAAGTTTCTGCTGTTTATTGGCTCACAGGCTTTCTCCATCCCGCTCTTCATCTTATCATG TGTGGTGATGTGCTACGTGGCTGTGTTGGTTTCAGTTTATGGGAAAACTGTTAATCTGCTgaagaaacaacaaaaacag GAAGGACGAGATAAACAGTTCCTGGTCAAACAGATCAAGGAGTTGAGCGCAGAGGTTTCCAGAAACGAACAAGAACCAGAACTAAGAGACAGCAGAGGAGCAAGAGATGCTGTGCCACGATGGGGAGAACACTACAATTCTACATTCGAGACAGATGAAGAACCAGCAATGCCAGCTAGAGACTTTACGAATGGTGGCTTTTATGAAAGAGACGTTTGA